The genomic stretch AGCCAGGGACTGCCCAGGTGGCCTTGGCTGCCCCTCACCTCCTGTCCTGCTCTCAAAGTGTGCCTGAGCTGAGGCAAGGAGGACACGGGAAGGAACTGCATTAATTCACACACCCGACCAACCTCCCTGCCTGGACTTCATCCTGCCCCTtctgccaggggcagccccaggggatgctccagggagcccttccaGGGATCCCACAGTGCTGCCACACCTCAGTCAGGCGtttctggagaagaaaatggctttttgtATTCCTTGGTGACACGTTGCCAGTCTCTGCTCCTGACAAGGAGCAGGGGAGAGGCACTTCCCTGGCTCAGGAGGAGACCCAagtgctctgcacagggctCAAGCTCTTGCTGTGGCAAAGGAGGAAaatgccagcactgctggggctgttcatGTGCCACCACTCTCTGCTGGCTCGTGAGGGACACgtttgtggcagcagctcctcattgGGACCAGTCCTGCCACCCTGGGCCCCCCAGGCTGtaacccccagctctgctccttccccctgcctgctccagctgtttTCACCTCCTCTCTAATGCCCCCGTTTCCCACCAGTcagaaaaccagcaggaaatccagcagcccagctggctcCCCATCACCACAAGGGATCCTGGACGGGGGCAGAGgccagggacaggagcctgccccacagctctggcagcagcacctcagcaccctgagctcctcagagacctgtcccacctgcctgggctgtgcctggccaCCCACCCATCCTCCCACAGGTGTatgcagcaggacagaggagtGCCCGGGAAGCCATGGAGCCCAGCAGCGTGCCCCCAGCCTCTGTGACCCCCTCGTGGGACGTGTTCCCCCAGCAGACCCTGGAGCCCGTGGACATCGCTGTGCTCGTGCTCTATTTCCTCTTCGTGCTCGCCGTGGGGCTCTGGGTGAGCAGAGTTTTGCCTCCAAAACTCCCCGTGTGCCCTGGTGTGCTGGAAAACGGGGCTGCCCTGGCGGCAgtggggctgcagtggggctgccctggcggcagtggggctgccctggctgcagtggggctgccctggctgcagtggggctgccctggctgctctggctgctttcCACTGGACTCCACAACTGGAGGGGGGAGTTTGCAGGTCCCTGtcctctccccagcctgggaaGTGCCCTCACTGTCCCTGGGGAGTGCCCAGGCCTGGCTTAGCCAAGGTTTTGAGAAGCCTGGTGAGGAAGAGGCTGTCTGAGAACAAGCTGTTGCTAACAAGGATGTTTGTTCATCCAGGAAGGAACTGCTGTCCTATAAATCACCTGTGCTTGTCCACAGGGGTCCGGACAGCAGATTCCTTAAATTATTGCCATTGTCTGTGTATAACTGGGCAGAAGGACATCCTTTGGCACGGCttttgcagcagcctggctgtcgGGAGGCAGAGGGGAACGGCTGCTCCCTTTGGGTGTGGtgcacagctcagagcactgCACGGATCGTtgcagggggaaggggagcCCACCAGTCACATGTGCAATGCCCAGCATTCCCCCTGAGCGCTCCTGACACCCAGCATTCCACAGTTCTTGCCCAAAACCACTTGCCTTCCTTTCTGACCTGGAGGGATGGAGGTTCCTCCTTACCCCAAGCATTCCATCGGGGCGCCCAGGTGATGGAAAACCGCCTGGGGCTCGGGGCactccctcagccccagcatctccagcagccaGTGTCCCTCAGGAAAGCCTTCTGtggcagctggggcagctcgggggctctgcagggcagccctggcacagccctgagcccgTGCCCCGTGTGTGCCCGCAGTCCATGTGGAAGACGCAGCGCAGCACCGTCAAGGGCTATTTCCTCGCCGGGGGACAGATGGTCTGGTGGCCTGTGAGtacccctgtccccctgcccacgGGCCTGTGCTGCACCAGCACTCCTGCTGGGGCACTGCCCGCTTCTCCAAACAGGAATAAACAGCCAAAAGTTACTCCTGTGCTTTGCCAGCTTCATGCCAGCCCAATGCCTCACAAAACCCGGCTGCTTCTGGGGATTTCCAGAAttccctgggggtccccagcatggacacagctctgtgctgtctgGGCTGTCTCATCTGGGCCAGGCTGGTCCCTCAGCAGGTGCTGATGCCAGAACCTGACATTTCTAGCTGTTCCCCCCCCACCTTCTCTGCTCACCCACAAGAACTGGATGCTTTGGAAGCAGGATGGTCCTGAGCACAGATGGGCAGTGAATGGtggaagaggctggagagaggTGCCAAGGCCACTGAACCTGTAGGGCAAAGAAGAAGGTGGCAGAGGCTGACAAGGATTCCGtgtcctctgcagcaggagcagggacagttccctgtgccccctgtgccagagctgatttctccctttccccaggtGGGTGCATCCCTCTTTGCCAGCAACGTGGGCAGCGGGCACTTCATCGGCCTGGCAGGCTCGGGAGCTGCCTCGGGCATTGCAGCCACAGCCTACGAGTGGAACGTGAGTGGGCCCAgggggctggagccctgcctgccctgccctgcctgccctgccctccctgcgggctcagccccgctcccgccgcgggGCTGGCAGTCCCCAGCTGCGGGGACAccgccccagcccagcccggagCCCGCTCtgagccttcccttccctccctggcaggggatgTTCTGTGTGCTGGTGCTGGCCTGGCTCTTCCTGCCCATCTACATCGCCTCGGGGGTAGGTGGGGCTGCCTGTccatggatgggtggatgggtgggtggGCTCCCTCCGCTGCTCTCCTGGCCCGGCtggggtggcagagctgctggcagggggctcaggctgcccccagcccctggcaatGGGCAGAGTCCCCGaggacagggatgggcactcaGGGCTGATGGAGAGCCCtgtgcagcctgcagagagccaaaccccagcccagggcagcccccggggccctcctgctcctgtcccactgcaaaCACCCCCTGGCCGCTCTGGGGGtgcccctggcagctctgggggtgcccCAGGGACTGTCCCCCCTTCCCTCACCCCGTGTCCCTCCACAGGTTACCACCATGCCAGAGTATTTGCAGAGACGTTTTGGAGGCAAGAGGATTCAGATATTCCTGGCCATTCTCTACTTGTTCATCTACATCTTCACCAAAATATCTGTaagtagaaaaaaacaaaaaggaaaagggaaatggatTGGATTGAATTCACTCTGGAAATGTGTGCTGAGCAGTGAGGCTGAGAAATGCAAGGAGTGGCTGTGCCTGGATGAGCAGAGAAGGGTCTGTGATCACAACACCCCAGGAGGAGAGATTCtggtttttttgaggaaaaaaaacaaaaaggagtggcttctctttttttgctcAGCTAGCCCCTGAATGCTTGTTCCAGCAGGAGGGAAAGCTCGTGTCAGTGTCCTGAGCAATAGTCCATGGAAAGGTGGGGCTGACAGGGTGGATGTGGTGGTGGTTAGATTTTGcacccctggcagctcccccAGTTTCTCTCCTTTGCACATTTATTGCCTGTGCAGACAGCAGGTGCTGTTATGGCaggatggaggagctgggacagggctggaagagaATCTTCATTCCTTTATTGCACCTGTTTGAATAAATAACTGCACGAAGCCTTGCACAACAGCCGGGTGGCTGTTCATTAACTGCCAGCCAGGGCACGGACCCGTGACACAGACAGATCCCTGCTGGGGCTTTTCCTGTCCCAGAGGGGAGCACGGTGTCTGAGCCTGCCTCTGAACCTCCCAAAACTCCTGACAAAGGCTtggagtgccaggacacagggaatggcttcccagtgccagagggcagggctggatgggacattgggaattgggaattcttcCTGGGAGAGAtgtgaggcacagggtgccagagcagctggggctgcccctggatccctggcagtgccccaggccaggctgggagcacctggggcagggggaggtgtccctgccatggcaggggtggcactggggggggctgtggggcccCCTCCACCCAAAGCactccagggctgtgtgggaTGGGTGTGAGTGCTGGGGTTCAGGTGGCACCCAGGGGGAAGGCTCAGCTTCTCCACCAGGTGAAATTGAAGGAGTCCATTTCCACCTGCAGGAATGcctgacagagcagctcctgtgctcgGGCTGTTTTACAGCTGCctgccctccccctgcccgtcctgcagctctcctggcccaCTGTCACCATGCTGCAGAGCTggttgggcagggctgggcccagccctggggacattcTGCTGCtggtccccctgtccccacggcAGCAGGGACAGTTCCCGGGGCAGCCGGGGAGGGGGGATGGCAGGGCAGAttccccaggccctgcccagcccagctcccccaccctgggctgggaaggagagaagcTCACCCCAAcctctgtgccagagctgggcacgTCCCCTCTCGTGGcagccctgccaccccctgctgtcaccctgggagcagcagcagtgacaaaaGGCTGAGGAGGggtcctggtgctgctgggggggagctgggatgggggggCCGTGAACAATCCAGGCTGGGACCAGGAAAGGGGGGGTGGATGTGCACACTGggaggggctggtgctgctgtcctgcagtgtGTGACTGTcactgtgctgtccctgcagtgtgtgacagggacagtgctgTCCCCGCACTGTGTGACAGTgactgtgctgtccctgcagtgtgtgactgtcactgtgctgtccctgcagtgtgtgacagggacagtgctgTCCCCGCACTGTGTGACAGTgactgtgctgtccctgcagtgtgtgACTGTcactctgctgtccctgcagtgtgtgACTGTcactctgctgtccctgcagtgtgtgactgtgactgtgctgtccctgcagtgtgtgactgtcactgtgctgtccctgcagtgtgtgACAGTgactctgctgtccctgcagtgtgtgactgtgactgtgctgtccctgcagtgtgtgactgtgactgtgctgtccctgcagtgtgtgACTGTcactctgctgtccctgcagtgtgtgACTGTCACTCTGCTGTCCCCGCAGTGTGTGACTGTgactgtgctgtccctgcagtgtgtgACTGTGACTGTGCTGTCCCCGCAGTGTGTGACTGTCACTCTGCTGTCCCCGCAGTGTGTGACTGTcactctgctgtccctgcagtgtgtgTCTGTCACTCTGCTGTCCCCGCAGTGTGTGTCTGTcactctgctgtccctgcagtgtgtgACTGTcactctgctgtccctgcagtgtgtgtctgtcactctgctgtccccacagtgtgTGACTGTcactctgctgtccctgcagtgtgtCACTCTGCTGTCCCCGCAGTGTGTGACTGTGactgtgctgtccccacagtgtgtgactgtcactgtgctgtccctgcagtgtgtcactctgctgtccctgcagtgtgtgTCTGTCACTCTGCTGTCCCCGCAGTGTGTGACTGTCACTGTGCTGTCCCCGCAGTGTGTcactctgctgtccctgcactgtGTGTCTGTCACTGTGCTGTCCCCGCAGTGTGTGTCTGTcactctgctgtccctgcagtgtgtgACTGTcactctgctgtccctgcactgtGTCACGgtgctgtccccacagtgtgTGACAGTGactctgctgtccccacagtgtgTGACTGTcactctgctgtccctgcagtgtgtCACGgtgctgtccccacagtgtgTGTCTGTcactctgctgtccctgcagtgtgtgTCTGTCACTCTGCTGTCCCCGCAGTGTGTGACAGTGactctgctgtccccacagtgtgTGTCTGTCACTCTGCTGTCCCCGCAGGTGGACATGTACGCCGGGGCCCTGTTCATCCAGCAGGCCCTGCACTGGGACCTGTACATCGCCGTGGCCGGGCTGCTGGCCATCACTGCCGTGTACACCGTGTctggtgggtgctggggacacccctgacCTGCCcctgtccttcccctgcccctgccctgcccctgccctgtccttcccctgcccctgccctgcccctgccctgtccttcccctgcccctgccctgcccagccagctgaGACACTCACgagtcccaggccaggctggacactgggctgggagcaccctgggacagtggaggtgtccctgccatggcaggggtggcactgggtgggctctgaggtcccttcccacccagccaCTCCAGGACTCCATGATCCATGCCATGCACTGTGTCCAGCCTGGATTTGCCACGAGTGTGGATATCGGGGTGGGAAGGCAATAGAAAATTCACCTTTTTAGAAAATGTTGCCAGGTGAGGGTACCTGAAGCCTCCTcagaggctgccccaggtggGTGCAGGTCTGCTGTGCCTCGAGGAGAAGCTCTGCAGGGCATTCCCAGGGCTCACTTCCCCTGTTTTCCTGGAGGTGTGAGGATTTGCAGCACAGTGAGCTGTGTAATGCAGAAAGGCTCCAGGCTTGGATGCCCTTCCAGGGCTTAGGAGTGGCCAGATGGAAAACAGCCCCACAGACAAATAAAGGTTATTCCTTTCCCAGTGCTCACCCCCAGTGATGTAAAACCACagccccttttttccctcctcctttttcaGCCTGGGCTTTGTTCTAGagcttttccctgtgtttcccaTAGAACTACTCCTGCTTTTGGCTTCTAGTGACAGAATGGTGACTCAGATGACTCAAATCCCCAGGAATTCCAAAGtgccactggccaaggctgccCCAGCGTGGACAGAacccccagccaggctgggggctcagcttgtgctgctgggcaggagctggtgcagggTGTGAAGTGCTGTGGCAGGGCGAGCCCAGCTCaccccaggctgtgtccctgtgccctgcaggtggCCTGGCAGCTGTGATCTACACGGATGCCCTGCAGACCCTCATCATGCTCATCGGGGCCGTGTCCCTCATGGTCTTCAGTGAGTGTTTTCCTGGGCCTTTGTCACTTGCTCTGGGACAGAAGCCTCACCCAGTTGAATATTAGGGAGAAATCCTTCCCcgggagggtgggcaggccctggcacaggtgcccagagcagctggggctgcccctggatccctggcagtgccccaggccaggctggacggggctgggagcagcctgggacagtgggaggcgtccctgccatggcaggggtggcactgggtgggctgtggggtccctcccaacccaaaccatggcagggttctgtgattccacagGAGGGGCAGCacctgctccagccagcagtgagagcctgcccttccccagccccgtgTCAGCTGCTGGTTTTCAGGGAATCCCTGTGGGGCATCTCCCACAGTGACCCAGAGCCTGGAATCAGAGTCCTGACCTGGGGGGATGCAGTAACAGCTTCTCATGACCCATTCCAGGTTTTATTGAAGTTGGTGGCCTCGAAGGTTTACAGACCAAATACTTTGGTGCCATCCCCAGCGTCCGGCCAGAGAACAGCAGCTGtggcctgcccagggaagaTGCTTTCCACATCTTCAGAGCCCCTGTCAACTCCGACCTGCCCTGGCCAGGAGTCCTGGTGGGAATGACCATCCCCTCCCTGTGGTACTGGTGCACAGACCAGGTGGgtcactgcctgctcctgggcCTGGGTGGATCCCAGTGCAAACCTGGAGTGATTTTTCTCAGGGGGATCACCAGAATAATCCTATTTCACCATCAGCAAAATCAGACCTAATCAAATCAGTCCTAAAGAAGGAAATCTTGGTATGCACAACTAAACATTAGTAATCATCTCCATGGAAAAAGGGGTAAGAACGTGCTTGTGTGTTAATCCCAGTCTATAAAGAagtcttttgtttgtttgtttgctttttaactCGATCCTTTCCTTCCTTGTGAGCCACCTGtgaatttcttctctctcctttcccgGGTCTGGCCCCCAtccctcccagtgaccccacCAGAGCCCTAAaacacctcctgctgctccagttgtgctttcttgctcttttttttaactctgcccatctcagctctgtcctgctccttgGCCAGGCTTCTCCACAGGGCCAGGgaagtgcccagagcaggaagaATGGAAAATCCTGGCCATGGGTAGGTGAGGGTcaggccctgcagcacagagtcctcccaggctgggctggaatggcacagagcagagcctgtgtTTCTGAAAGGAGCCAGGATCCAAAGCAGGGCTCCAGAGGCACAGCCAAGCTCTGTGATCACCCTCTGAGACTTGCAGAGTTCACTGGAGATCAAAGTCAGGatggctccatcccagccagctcctgctgctggcagccaacCAAGCCCCTTCCTTCATTCCTAGGTCATTGTTCAGAGGTCCCTGGCTGCCAAAAACCTCTCCCACGCCAAAGGAGGCTCCTTGATGACCTCCTACTTGAAGATTTTGCCCCTCTTTATGATGGTAATGCCAGGCATGATCAGCCGGGTTCTCTTCCCAGGTAAGTGCTGAGGGAGAGATCTCTCCCCTGCCTCTGGCCCTGCcacctgccctgagctggagaAGCCTTTCCCCCCTCAGCTGAGAGCTCCCAATGCAGCAAACGCCCAGCACGTGAGGAAATGTCCCTccagtgaggagctggaggGTGCAGATcctgccaggcagccccagccctccctgagcTGAGCTAGCCCAGTGGCCCTGGCTGGGAGCCCCCCAGGCCCTCCAGTGCTTCCCTCAGAAAGCAATTCACAGCcttcagcagagcagcctgctcAGAGACActggggcactgctgcctctcaCTCCCCACGGCTTCTTCCAGATCTGGTGGCTTGTGCAGACCCAGAAATTTGCCAGAAAGTCTGCGGGAacccctctggctgctctgatATTGCTTATCCCaagctggtgctggagctgctgcccgtAGGTAAGAGCCTGGTGATGGTTGTGGCGtggtggggctggcaggtgGCAGCCACAGGCACCTGGcagagaagctcagagaggCAAAGAGCCCGGAACTGTCATTTAGTGGGGTTTGTGTGGGGTGAACCCACACTGTCATTTTGAATTGGAGCTAAAACCAGTTTAAAAGCCTGTTCTAGCCCACAGAAGGGGCCACCCTGCAGTGGAGCCTCCGAGGGTTCCTCAGGGTGGCTCTGCCTCTCCttgctgccagggctcaggggcCTGATGATGTCGGTGATGATTGCAGCCCTCATGTCCTCCCTGACCTCCATCTTCAACAGCTCCAGCACCATCTTCACCATGGACCTCTGGAAGCACCTCCGGCCTCGCTGCTCCGAGTGGGAGCTGATGGTCGtgggcaggtggggacagctggggtgggctcagagcctgctgccaggcacagctgggcacagctgggcacagctgctgaggggccaccaccctgcccagctcgg from Haemorhous mexicanus isolate bHaeMex1 chromosome 17, bHaeMex1.pri, whole genome shotgun sequence encodes the following:
- the SLC5A11 gene encoding sodium/myo-inositol cotransporter 2 encodes the protein MEPSSVPPASVTPSWDVFPQQTLEPVDIAVLVLYFLFVLAVGLWSMWKTQRSTVKGYFLAGGQMVWWPVGASLFASNVGSGHFIGLAGSGAASGIAATAYEWNGMFCVLVLAWLFLPIYIASGVTTMPEYLQRRFGGKRIQIFLAILYLFIYIFTKISVDMYAGALFIQQALHWDLYIAVAGLLAITAVYTVSGGLAAVIYTDALQTLIMLIGAVSLMVFSFIEVGGLEGLQTKYFGAIPSVRPENSSCGLPREDAFHIFRAPVNSDLPWPGVLVGMTIPSLWYWCTDQVIVQRSLAAKNLSHAKGGSLMTSYLKILPLFMMVMPGMISRVLFPDLVACADPEICQKVCGNPSGCSDIAYPKLVLELLPVGLRGLMMSVMIAALMSSLTSIFNSSSTIFTMDLWKHLRPRCSEWELMVVGRVFVLLLTVVSILWIPLVQAGQGGQLFIYIQSISSYLQPPVAVVFILGCFWKRANEKGAFWGLLLGLLLGGVRLVLDFIYPEPRCGQPDGRPGVLKHMHYLYFSMVLGATTSLTVLLVSLASEPPAPQMISRLTWFTRGDAPAGQEPAAGPGPAKEPLQLELSPVPESGSEGSKGAAEAKGSSKLLSTLLWLCGMERRQEGAESLPRAEPLPAVSLEEEPLVKHVLNINLLLCVCAGVFLWAYFA